A genome region from Alicyclobacillus acidocaldarius subsp. acidocaldarius DSM 446 includes the following:
- a CDS encoding AEC family transporter encodes MAAKLLLMALGIRGLLASVLFVEASRPAAVNTVALASRYEMAEEWTSMVVAVTTVLSFVYLPLLIALNRRLSGRPNG; translated from the coding sequence GTGGCGGCGAAACTGTTGCTCATGGCGCTCGGCATCCGGGGCCTGCTCGCGTCCGTCTTGTTCGTCGAAGCGAGCAGGCCGGCTGCCGTCAACACCGTCGCGCTCGCGAGCCGTTACGAGATGGCGGAGGAATGGACGTCGATGGTGGTGGCGGTGACGACAGTTCTGAGCTTCGTCTACCTGCCGCTCTTGATCGCACTCAATCGCCGACTGTCAGGTCGACCGAACGGATGA
- a CDS encoding ABC transporter permease, translating to MSGLLKRREFSLVVFILIFLLVMLFVTPRFLQLGNLINILLNISTVGILAMGQCLVIITKGIDLSVGANMGLVTLVVGTLLLNGVPTWLSIAIGVATGLVCGGLNAVLISLLRLPPIIVTLGTLSLFSGLMYMVTNGQWIQNLPSSFLAIGNSKVVGIPGPVIVLVIVLIVLSVFMEQTVLGRYIYAVGNNPNAARLAGLSTNRTIIVPYVLMGLLAGIAGVLYLSYNGFSTPTTGADLNLESIAAAVIGGTNVFGGRGTALGSVLGAVLLGVITEALVFFHLPAVWNDAVEGLIILIAVIADSGLRRSQRVAG from the coding sequence ATGAGTGGATTACTGAAAAGGCGCGAGTTTTCACTCGTTGTGTTCATCCTGATTTTTCTACTCGTTATGTTGTTCGTTACTCCGCGTTTTCTTCAACTGGGGAATCTTATCAATATACTACTTAACATATCGACGGTTGGAATTTTGGCAATGGGTCAGTGCTTGGTCATCATCACGAAGGGGATTGATCTGTCGGTTGGGGCAAATATGGGGCTTGTGACGCTCGTGGTTGGCACCCTGTTACTGAACGGTGTGCCGACCTGGTTGAGCATCGCGATCGGTGTGGCTACGGGGCTTGTGTGTGGCGGGCTGAATGCAGTGTTGATTAGCCTTCTAAGGCTACCACCTATCATCGTGACACTAGGAACTCTCAGTTTGTTCTCGGGTTTGATGTACATGGTCACCAATGGGCAATGGATTCAAAATCTACCTTCATCATTTCTTGCCATAGGAAATTCGAAAGTTGTAGGCATACCTGGTCCAGTGATTGTGCTTGTGATCGTCTTGATTGTGCTGTCCGTCTTCATGGAACAAACAGTCCTTGGTCGGTACATCTACGCCGTTGGCAACAACCCAAACGCTGCTCGTCTGGCAGGCCTATCGACGAATCGTACCATCATCGTCCCTTACGTCCTGATGGGTTTGCTGGCCGGCATTGCAGGGGTTTTGTACCTGTCATATAACGGCTTCTCTACCCCAACTACCGGCGCCGATTTAAATTTGGAGTCTATCGCGGCGGCCGTGATCGGTGGAACCAATGTCTTTGGCGGACGCGGTACCGCATTGGGGTCGGTTCTAGGTGCGGTTCTGCTTGGGGTGATTACCGAGGCACTGGTGTTCTTTCATCTCCCAGCAGTCTGGAACGACGCAGTCGAAGGTCTGATCATCCTGATTGCGGTCATCGCGGATAGCGGATTGCGGCGTTCGCAAAGGGTAGCGGGGTGA
- a CDS encoding rhamnulokinase: protein MSRVLHVAAVDLGASSGRVMHGMFDGSRLELEERHRFSTRPAKRDGHLVVDVDHLYRGIQTGLGRIACANPIASVGIDSWAVDFGLIDEAGRLVQPPRHYRDGAHEAGVRRAVQRISLEDLFRETGIQLLPFNTVYQLMALQEENESLLSRSRLLLLLPDLLNFMLTGVAHAEWTNATTTQLVSVRTKGWATEVLERLGLPATLFPEIRSPGTLLGPARHLVEIGQPQVVHVASHDTASAVVAVPAMRQPYLYISSGTWSLVGTVVPEPITSDDALRWNFSNEGGVGHYRLLKNVMGLWLLQELEREWAATGESVSLPQMLQEAQLAEPFAHLFDPDHPRFLHPSSMTEAIKQAVMEWGGHPPEQRGEMVRAVLESLALKYRVVVEEVKALTGFHFEAVHVVGGGSQNPLLSQWTADCLGLPVIAGPSEASAWGNALMQLVALGEISDLEEARSLSRSSVALRTYEPANTASWEDAYARFRERLSHHPTLANS, encoded by the coding sequence GTGAGTCGAGTGCTTCATGTCGCTGCGGTCGATCTCGGCGCATCCAGCGGCCGCGTCATGCACGGCATGTTCGACGGATCGCGCCTTGAACTGGAGGAGCGCCACCGATTTTCGACTCGCCCCGCAAAGCGCGACGGCCACCTGGTCGTCGACGTCGACCATCTGTATCGCGGCATCCAAACAGGGCTCGGACGCATCGCTTGTGCGAATCCGATCGCGTCGGTGGGGATTGACTCGTGGGCCGTGGACTTCGGCCTGATTGACGAAGCGGGACGGCTTGTTCAGCCACCGCGTCACTACCGGGACGGCGCCCACGAGGCGGGCGTCCGCCGCGCGGTGCAGCGAATCTCGCTCGAGGACCTGTTTCGCGAGACGGGCATTCAGCTTCTCCCGTTCAACACCGTCTATCAATTAATGGCGTTGCAAGAAGAGAACGAATCGCTTTTGTCGAGGAGCCGTTTGCTTCTGCTTCTGCCTGATCTCTTGAATTTCATGTTGACGGGCGTCGCTCACGCGGAGTGGACGAACGCCACCACGACGCAGCTCGTGTCGGTGCGCACGAAAGGATGGGCCACGGAGGTCTTGGAGCGGCTAGGGTTGCCCGCAACTCTCTTCCCGGAGATCCGGAGCCCCGGCACTTTACTCGGCCCGGCTCGCCACCTTGTGGAGATTGGACAGCCGCAGGTGGTGCACGTCGCATCCCACGACACGGCCTCCGCGGTCGTCGCCGTGCCGGCGATGCGCCAGCCGTATCTCTACATCAGCTCGGGGACCTGGTCACTCGTCGGAACCGTGGTGCCAGAGCCCATCACGTCGGATGATGCGCTTCGGTGGAACTTTTCGAACGAGGGCGGCGTGGGCCACTACCGATTGCTCAAGAACGTGATGGGCCTCTGGCTTCTCCAGGAGCTCGAGCGCGAATGGGCGGCGACGGGCGAGTCGGTATCGCTGCCCCAGATGTTGCAGGAAGCCCAGCTTGCCGAACCGTTTGCTCATCTTTTCGATCCCGACCACCCTCGGTTCCTCCACCCGTCGTCCATGACGGAGGCCATAAAGCAGGCCGTGATGGAATGGGGTGGCCATCCGCCGGAGCAGCGAGGCGAGATGGTTCGAGCGGTCCTCGAGTCGTTGGCGCTCAAGTACCGCGTCGTGGTGGAAGAAGTGAAAGCTCTCACAGGGTTTCATTTCGAGGCCGTCCACGTGGTCGGCGGTGGCTCGCAAAATCCCCTTTTGTCCCAGTGGACGGCGGATTGCTTAGGTCTTCCGGTGATTGCTGGTCCTTCAGAGGCGAGCGCGTGGGGAAACGCACTGATGCAGCTCGTGGCTCTCGGCGAGATATCCGATTTGGAAGAAGCAAGATCGCTTTCGCGTTCGTCCGTCGCGCTTCGCACGTACGAGCCGGCGAATACGGCTTCATGGGAAGACGCGTACGCGCGTTTTCGCGAGCGACTGAGCCACCATCCGACACTGGCGAACTCGTGA
- a CDS encoding sugar ABC transporter ATP-binding protein, producing MVNASPVLQVKNLVKSFSGVRVVKGVDMTLVRGRAVALVGENGAGKSTVIKVIAGVHQPDEGDILFEGERIRIPTPNFAHRLGIFTVHQEPSLMPELSVAENVFMGFHPHRKMGPVRWLNRREMYSRAAEVFERLNIPIDVRSAAHQLPIAQQQMVEIAKALIHDARVLILDEPTATLSQREVQTLFRVVRELMERGAAVLFVSHRLQEVFELCSEVSVMRDGHLVGHFAVDELTPDRLVSLMVGREIQLQRRSYERHTDVPKLEVRDLSKKGVFHHISLKVYPGEIVGLAGLVGSRRTDVAEALFGIAPAEEGEIWIDGRKASVRSVRDALNHGLVYVPEDRHKHGVALNMSIAWNLAIPNRAAVYTYGIARRVDEWQLTERMKSQLQIKSRSPEQPVAELSGGNQQKVVFGKWVARQPSIMILDEPTRGVDVGAKSEIYRVIFNLAEAGVAVLVISSDLPEILTLCDRILVMREGELMGEIDGKHASEEAVMRLATGVGAGRDNNGDGGPRS from the coding sequence GTGGTCAACGCATCACCGGTATTGCAAGTCAAGAATCTTGTGAAGAGTTTTTCGGGTGTCAGGGTGGTGAAGGGGGTCGATATGACACTCGTTCGCGGTCGAGCGGTGGCCCTTGTCGGAGAAAACGGAGCGGGTAAGTCCACGGTCATCAAAGTCATCGCAGGTGTTCATCAGCCGGATGAGGGAGATATCTTATTTGAAGGAGAACGTATCCGCATCCCGACTCCGAATTTTGCCCACAGGTTGGGCATCTTCACCGTACACCAAGAACCTTCCTTGATGCCGGAATTGTCGGTGGCGGAAAACGTGTTCATGGGTTTTCATCCACATCGTAAGATGGGCCCAGTTCGCTGGCTGAATCGGCGTGAAATGTATTCACGTGCGGCGGAAGTCTTCGAACGGTTAAACATACCTATCGACGTTCGGAGTGCTGCTCACCAGCTTCCCATTGCACAACAACAGATGGTTGAAATCGCCAAGGCGCTCATTCACGACGCTCGAGTACTGATCCTCGACGAGCCCACAGCGACGCTATCTCAACGCGAGGTCCAAACGCTGTTTCGCGTGGTCCGTGAGTTGATGGAGCGTGGAGCAGCTGTGCTCTTTGTATCCCATCGGCTTCAGGAGGTTTTTGAGCTTTGCTCAGAAGTCTCGGTGATGCGAGATGGACACTTGGTCGGGCACTTCGCCGTGGATGAGTTGACACCGGATAGGCTTGTGAGCCTGATGGTTGGTCGTGAAATCCAGCTGCAACGTCGATCGTATGAGCGCCATACAGATGTTCCTAAATTGGAAGTCCGCGACCTTTCAAAAAAGGGAGTGTTCCATCACATCAGTTTGAAAGTGTACCCGGGTGAGATTGTCGGGCTTGCGGGTCTGGTCGGATCTCGTCGGACAGATGTTGCGGAAGCGCTCTTCGGTATTGCGCCGGCAGAGGAAGGCGAAATCTGGATCGATGGTCGTAAGGCATCTGTGAGATCGGTCCGCGATGCGCTGAATCATGGTTTGGTTTACGTGCCAGAGGACCGGCACAAGCATGGCGTGGCCTTGAATATGAGCATCGCCTGGAATCTCGCCATACCGAATAGGGCCGCGGTGTACACATATGGGATTGCTCGGAGGGTCGATGAATGGCAATTGACCGAGAGGATGAAATCCCAACTTCAAATTAAGTCGCGCTCACCGGAGCAACCTGTGGCGGAACTCTCCGGAGGAAACCAGCAAAAGGTCGTATTTGGGAAGTGGGTTGCAAGACAGCCGAGCATCATGATCCTTGATGAACCGACCCGCGGCGTTGACGTGGGGGCGAAAAGTGAGATCTACAGAGTGATCTTTAACTTGGCCGAGGCAGGGGTAGCTGTCCTCGTAATTTCCTCTGATTTGCCGGAGATTCTCACCTTATGCGATAGAATCCTCGTGATGCGCGAAGGAGAACTCATGGGAGAGATTGACGGGAAACATGCCTCCGAGGAGGCTGTCATGCGCCTTGCGACAGGAGTCGGCGCGGGCAGGGACAACAACGGAGACGGAGGCCCGAGATCATGA
- a CDS encoding ABC transporter permease, whose product MLSPDFVSPQNLLASTENFLPVGFMALSMTLVIITGGIDLSVGSMMSLCGVVMGLLWQHGVNIWLAALLSILLGALLGFINGQLIVRTGIQPLIATLATLFIYGSLAMVLVGQGEGSIYGFPQSYLSLGTGTVLKWIPIQLIFYGVVACLFGFLLKYTSYGRQVYFVGNNEGAALYSGLQVNRVKTITYVLSGCMSGVAAVFMGAYFASVRGDMGTNYELSVITSCLVGGVNVFGGSGTILGAFLGTFLLGVLQQGLNMLNVSSVEQSVVTGAMLIAAVGLQQLSGLFSRRRRVSRQDSSSAVETTTSARD is encoded by the coding sequence GTGTTGAGCCCGGACTTCGTAAGTCCGCAAAATTTGCTGGCCTCAACAGAGAACTTTCTTCCGGTTGGTTTCATGGCTCTCAGTATGACGCTGGTCATCATTACAGGCGGCATCGACCTGTCCGTTGGTTCCATGATGAGTCTTTGTGGTGTCGTTATGGGACTGCTGTGGCAGCACGGAGTGAATATTTGGTTGGCTGCGCTTTTATCTATCCTTCTTGGCGCACTCCTAGGATTCATCAACGGCCAACTCATTGTTCGGACGGGCATTCAACCGCTCATTGCCACGCTGGCAACGCTATTCATTTACGGGTCTTTAGCCATGGTGCTTGTAGGTCAAGGTGAGGGTTCTATTTATGGATTTCCACAATCCTACCTGAGTCTGGGGACCGGCACGGTTTTGAAATGGATCCCCATCCAGCTCATTTTCTACGGAGTCGTTGCTTGTCTATTCGGGTTCCTGCTGAAATACACGAGCTACGGCAGGCAGGTTTACTTCGTTGGAAACAATGAGGGAGCAGCGCTGTACTCCGGTCTCCAAGTAAACCGCGTCAAGACGATTACGTATGTGCTGTCTGGATGCATGTCTGGCGTAGCCGCGGTGTTCATGGGTGCATACTTCGCATCAGTTCGGGGCGACATGGGTACCAATTACGAACTTTCGGTGATCACGTCGTGCCTCGTGGGCGGAGTAAATGTATTTGGAGGATCAGGTACCATTTTAGGGGCGTTCCTTGGAACGTTTCTCCTTGGAGTTCTGCAACAAGGGCTCAACATGCTCAATGTCTCATCCGTAGAACAATCCGTCGTAACGGGCGCGATGCTGATTGCGGCTGTGGGTCTGCAACAACTGAGTGGTCTATTCTCGCGCAGGCGTCGTGTCTCACGTCAGGACAGCTCGTCGGCGGTTGAGACAACAACCAGTGCGCGAGATTAG
- the rhaI gene encoding L-rhamnose isomerase, whose amino-acid sequence MSRMDQAYALLEAECRDRGVDLDAAARRLAALEVETPSWGYGDSGTRFKVFRQPGVPRNAFEKIDDAAVVHRLTGACPSVAIHIPWDRVDDYRALADHAHNQGLRIGAVNPNLFQDDDYMLGSITNVKPEIRRKAIQHILECVDVMREVRSNVLSLWVPDGTNYPGQGDIRRRKRWLEEALREIYDALDPDMRLLIEYKFFEPAFYHTDLADWGMAYLAAEKLGPQAQVLVDTGHHPQGTNVEHIVAVLLDEGRLGGFHFNSRKYADDDLIVGAIQPYELFLIFCQILEAERSDDERVAATARAIAYMIDQSHAVEPKIPAMIRSVCNIQTQFAKALLIPWDLLRERQKQNDVLGAEEVVRVTFEMDVRPLLWRVREERGLPIDPMKAFEESGYREAVASRGVGGSGWS is encoded by the coding sequence ATGAGTCGCATGGATCAGGCGTACGCCCTGCTCGAGGCGGAATGTCGGGATCGCGGCGTGGATCTGGACGCCGCTGCCCGCCGCCTCGCGGCGCTGGAAGTGGAAACACCTTCTTGGGGCTATGGAGATTCGGGCACGCGCTTCAAAGTGTTCCGCCAACCCGGCGTGCCGAGAAACGCGTTTGAGAAAATTGACGACGCGGCCGTGGTGCACCGACTCACGGGCGCGTGCCCATCCGTTGCGATTCACATTCCGTGGGACAGGGTCGACGATTACCGCGCCCTCGCCGATCACGCCCACAACCAGGGACTGCGCATCGGCGCGGTGAATCCGAACTTGTTCCAAGACGATGACTACATGCTGGGCAGCATCACGAACGTCAAACCCGAGATTCGGCGGAAAGCCATTCAGCACATTCTCGAGTGTGTCGACGTCATGCGCGAGGTCCGTTCAAATGTGCTGAGCCTCTGGGTGCCCGACGGGACCAACTACCCGGGCCAAGGTGACATTCGCCGGCGTAAGCGGTGGCTCGAGGAGGCGCTGCGCGAGATCTACGACGCGCTCGATCCCGATATGCGTCTTTTGATTGAGTACAAGTTCTTTGAGCCCGCGTTCTACCACACGGACCTCGCCGATTGGGGAATGGCCTATCTTGCGGCGGAGAAGCTCGGCCCGCAGGCTCAGGTCCTCGTCGACACGGGGCATCACCCGCAGGGGACCAATGTCGAGCACATCGTCGCGGTGCTGTTGGATGAAGGACGCCTCGGGGGCTTCCATTTCAACAGCCGCAAATACGCCGATGACGATCTCATCGTGGGTGCCATCCAGCCGTATGAGCTGTTCCTGATCTTTTGCCAAATTCTCGAGGCTGAACGTTCTGACGACGAGCGCGTGGCTGCCACCGCAAGGGCCATTGCGTACATGATTGACCAGAGCCATGCGGTTGAACCGAAGATTCCGGCGATGATTCGTTCTGTTTGCAACATCCAAACGCAATTTGCCAAGGCGCTTCTGATCCCTTGGGATTTGTTGCGCGAAAGGCAGAAACAAAACGACGTGCTCGGCGCGGAGGAGGTGGTGCGGGTGACGTTTGAGATGGATGTGAGGCCACTTTTGTGGCGCGTTCGCGAGGAGCGAGGGTTGCCTATCGATCCGATGAAGGCGTTTGAGGAGAGTGGGTACAGGGAGGCTGTTGCATCCAGAGGCGTCGGTGGGAGCGGGTGGAGTTGA
- a CDS encoding sensory rhodopsin transducer, giving the protein MFRWLIADGFIPSTSQGQLESHESLCIVNPHSNDASVQIKVFFEDRDPIEGIAVVCPSGRTRHIRVDTLTGSDGRTVPRGVPYAMELTCPLEVGVQLSRLDSTQSQLALMTVSGVRVST; this is encoded by the coding sequence GTGTTCCGCTGGTTGATCGCAGATGGATTCATTCCCTCTACAAGCCAAGGACAGCTCGAAAGTCACGAGTCGCTGTGCATCGTCAATCCACACTCGAATGATGCATCTGTTCAGATTAAGGTGTTCTTCGAAGATCGAGATCCTATCGAAGGGATCGCGGTTGTGTGTCCTTCGGGAAGAACTCGACATATCCGAGTGGACACCCTAACCGGATCGGACGGACGAACGGTACCACGCGGAGTGCCTTATGCCATGGAGCTTACCTGTCCATTGGAAGTAGGCGTTCAACTATCGAGGCTCGATTCGACGCAGTCCCAACTTGCTTTGATGACCGTTTCTGGAGTGCGTGTCAGTACGTGA
- the dps gene encoding DNA starvation/stationary phase protection protein Dps, giving the protein MATNVSHLKHTRIDLAEDVKKRMIELLNTHVVHLTDLWNQTKLAHWNVRGPHFLSYHKMLDDLAAHLVETIDEVAERATALGGVAGLPIQDLAAQTKLPKWDLSVTKDVDVLKALADRWAVVANEARKFIEESGEHDPDTADLFTEVSRQLDQDLWFLEAHIEQ; this is encoded by the coding sequence ATGGCTACGAACGTCTCCCATCTGAAACACACGCGCATCGATCTCGCCGAAGACGTGAAGAAGCGCATGATCGAACTGCTCAACACGCACGTCGTGCATCTCACGGATCTTTGGAACCAGACGAAGCTGGCGCACTGGAACGTCCGCGGACCCCATTTCTTGTCTTATCACAAGATGTTGGACGATCTCGCGGCACACCTGGTGGAAACCATCGACGAGGTGGCGGAGCGCGCGACGGCACTTGGCGGTGTGGCGGGGCTGCCGATTCAGGACCTCGCAGCGCAGACGAAGCTGCCGAAGTGGGACCTGTCCGTCACGAAGGACGTGGACGTGCTGAAGGCGCTGGCGGATCGCTGGGCCGTCGTCGCGAACGAGGCGCGAAAGTTCATTGAGGAGTCGGGAGAGCACGATCCGGACACCGCAGATCTGTTCACCGAGGTTTCAAGGCAATTGGATCAGGACCTGTGGTTCCTGGAAGCACACATTGAGCAGTGA
- a CDS encoding cation:proton antiporter gives MASNALQVAESYLFALFVMLASGTFAARVAERLRLPDIVLYVIAGFLLGPTVLGVLRIPEGGAFHDAVLSLGAAWIVFQGGLEMRFQVLRRIWLSVFLLATLGLAITAAIVGAAAHFALGLPIMSALLLGSLLASTDPASLVPIFQRLSIRARVAQAVIAESAFTDATGAMLTALVLSRVMASGGAHASAGDLAEQVMRLALGGAAIGMALGLAAAWLVSRHAPPTPGGRSLYLVLAALGSYAVASELGASGFMASFVAGMALVHAPKRWPRVEEPARVALEGFVDAMSLQFRMLIFVSLGSQMNLRLMAHHLGLALLVVAVFMLVARPLTVLASLVPDRRAKWTWREIVFFFWVRETGTIAIALAGLVQGAGVSGAQVFTQVAATAVIATLLLQASTTPLLARWLGLVER, from the coding sequence ATGGCGTCGAACGCCCTGCAAGTTGCGGAATCGTACCTATTCGCGCTCTTTGTCATGCTCGCGTCCGGCACCTTCGCCGCCCGGGTGGCCGAGCGGCTGCGACTGCCCGACATCGTGCTGTACGTGATCGCAGGCTTCCTGCTCGGGCCCACGGTGCTCGGCGTGCTGCGCATCCCCGAAGGCGGGGCGTTTCACGACGCCGTCCTGTCGCTCGGCGCAGCTTGGATTGTGTTTCAGGGCGGGCTCGAAATGCGGTTTCAGGTCCTGCGCCGCATCTGGCTGTCCGTGTTCCTGCTCGCCACCCTCGGCCTGGCGATCACGGCCGCCATTGTCGGCGCCGCCGCACATTTCGCTTTGGGGCTGCCGATCATGTCGGCGCTCCTCCTCGGATCGCTGCTCGCGTCGACCGATCCCGCCTCGCTCGTGCCCATCTTTCAGCGCCTCTCCATCCGCGCGCGGGTGGCGCAGGCCGTGATCGCAGAGTCTGCGTTCACGGACGCCACGGGCGCCATGTTGACTGCGCTGGTGCTGAGCCGCGTCATGGCGTCAGGCGGTGCGCACGCGAGTGCGGGCGATCTCGCCGAGCAAGTGATGCGCCTCGCGCTCGGCGGAGCCGCGATCGGCATGGCGCTTGGGCTTGCGGCCGCGTGGCTCGTGAGCAGGCACGCGCCTCCGACGCCGGGGGGGCGGTCGCTGTACCTCGTCCTCGCGGCGCTCGGCAGCTACGCGGTCGCGAGCGAACTCGGGGCCAGCGGCTTCATGGCGAGCTTCGTGGCCGGGATGGCTCTCGTTCATGCGCCCAAGCGATGGCCGAGGGTGGAAGAGCCGGCGCGCGTTGCGCTCGAGGGATTCGTCGACGCGATGTCGCTGCAGTTTCGGATGCTCATCTTCGTGTCACTCGGCAGCCAGATGAACCTGCGGCTGATGGCGCATCACCTCGGACTCGCGCTTCTCGTGGTGGCCGTGTTCATGCTTGTGGCGCGCCCCTTGACTGTGCTCGCGAGCCTGGTGCCGGATCGGCGGGCGAAGTGGACCTGGCGGGAAATTGTGTTTTTCTTCTGGGTCCGCGAGACGGGGACCATCGCCATCGCGCTCGCCGGCCTCGTGCAGGGCGCGGGGGTCTCCGGCGCACAGGTGTTCACCCAAGTGGCGGCGACGGCCGTGATCGCCACGCTCTTGCTGCAGGCGAGCACCACGCCGCTTCTCGCGCGCTGGCTCGGCTTGGTGGAGCGTTGA
- a CDS encoding bifunctional rhamnulose-1-phosphate aldolase/short-chain dehydrogenase, which translates to MIVTQEITALQQLVDRSRRLGADRSICNWGGGNTSAKTTMLDHMGREIRVMWVKGSGSDLAEATEKSFTALRLDEVLPLMERDAMTDEEMVDYLAHCMVEAKHPRSSIETLLHAFIPHTHVDHTHPDSIIAICTSTNGREVAKEIFGDRAVWVPYLRPGFALSKLVAEAVRANPQCECVLMEKHGLITWGETSEACYANTVRIIGEAAEYLEAKQRGRVAFGGVKHPALPQEERRRIAVQILPFVRGIVSERQGAILSFDDSPEFLEFAGSHDAPSLSQVGAACPDHLVHTKRRPLFVDWSPSEGVDALKEKLKAGLTAYRDDYTAYYERNVDLDVPMHDPFPRILLIPGLGVIGTGKNKKMANIALDLYRRAIEVMRGATAIGEFVSLDEKESFDVEYWPLELYKLTLAPPEKELSRKVAYITGGAGGIGSATARRLAEEGAHVVIADLAADAARRLAEELCADHGPGTAIGVALDVTQEDAVVRSIEEAILAYGGIDLFVSNAGLASSAPVTETSLAEWNKNVAVLGTGYFLTSREAFRVMVEQGRGGAVVFVTSKNAVYAGKDASAYSAAKAMENHLARCLAVEGGPHGIRVNIVMPDAVLQGSNIWNSAWREERARAYGIAPEELEDYYRRRTILGVNILPEDIAEAILFFCSPRSAKTTGCMLTVDGGVAAAFPR; encoded by the coding sequence GTGATCGTCACACAGGAAATAACCGCTCTCCAGCAACTTGTCGACCGATCTCGCCGCCTCGGCGCGGATCGCAGCATATGCAATTGGGGTGGGGGAAACACGTCCGCCAAGACCACCATGCTCGATCACATGGGCCGCGAGATCCGCGTCATGTGGGTGAAAGGCAGCGGCTCCGACCTCGCCGAGGCGACGGAGAAGAGCTTCACCGCGCTGCGTCTGGATGAGGTGCTGCCGCTCATGGAGCGCGACGCGATGACGGACGAGGAGATGGTCGACTACCTCGCGCACTGCATGGTAGAGGCCAAGCATCCGCGATCGTCCATCGAGACACTGCTCCACGCCTTCATCCCGCACACGCATGTGGATCACACGCACCCGGACAGCATCATCGCCATCTGCACGAGCACAAACGGGCGCGAGGTGGCGAAGGAGATCTTCGGCGATCGCGCCGTGTGGGTCCCGTATCTGCGGCCGGGGTTCGCGCTGTCCAAGCTGGTCGCGGAGGCCGTGCGGGCGAACCCCCAATGCGAGTGCGTGCTGATGGAGAAGCATGGTCTCATCACCTGGGGCGAAACGTCCGAAGCATGCTACGCCAACACCGTGCGCATCATTGGTGAAGCTGCGGAGTACCTCGAAGCGAAACAACGGGGACGCGTGGCCTTCGGCGGTGTGAAACATCCCGCGCTGCCACAGGAAGAACGGCGCCGCATCGCCGTGCAGATCCTGCCGTTCGTCCGAGGCATCGTGAGCGAGCGACAAGGTGCCATTCTCTCCTTCGATGACAGCCCCGAGTTTCTCGAGTTCGCCGGCAGCCACGACGCGCCGTCGCTTTCGCAGGTCGGTGCCGCCTGTCCGGATCACCTCGTTCATACCAAGCGCCGGCCGCTGTTTGTGGATTGGTCCCCTTCCGAAGGCGTCGACGCGTTGAAAGAAAAGCTGAAGGCGGGGCTTACGGCGTATCGCGACGACTACACGGCCTATTACGAACGGAACGTCGACCTCGACGTGCCCATGCACGATCCATTTCCACGCATCCTCCTCATTCCGGGGCTCGGCGTGATTGGCACAGGCAAGAACAAGAAGATGGCGAACATCGCGCTCGATCTGTACCGCAGAGCCATCGAGGTCATGCGCGGTGCGACGGCCATCGGCGAGTTTGTGTCGCTCGACGAGAAGGAGTCCTTCGACGTCGAATATTGGCCGCTCGAGCTCTATAAGCTCACACTTGCGCCGCCGGAGAAGGAATTGTCGCGAAAGGTGGCGTACATCACCGGCGGGGCCGGCGGCATCGGCAGCGCGACCGCCCGCCGTCTGGCGGAGGAGGGGGCGCACGTCGTGATCGCCGATCTCGCTGCGGACGCCGCCCGGCGCCTGGCGGAGGAGCTGTGTGCCGATCACGGCCCCGGTACGGCCATCGGCGTCGCGCTCGACGTGACGCAGGAAGATGCGGTCGTTCGTTCCATCGAGGAGGCCATCCTGGCTTACGGCGGGATCGATCTCTTCGTCTCAAACGCGGGCCTCGCGAGCTCGGCGCCTGTCACCGAGACCTCGCTCGCCGAGTGGAACAAGAACGTCGCAGTGCTCGGTACGGGTTACTTCCTGACGTCGCGAGAGGCGTTCCGCGTGATGGTGGAGCAGGGGCGCGGCGGCGCGGTGGTCTTTGTGACGTCCAAAAACGCGGTTTACGCAGGGAAGGATGCATCGGCGTACAGCGCCGCGAAGGCGATGGAGAACCACCTCGCGCGCTGCTTGGCCGTCGAAGGCGGGCCTCACGGCATTCGGGTGAACATCGTCATGCCGGACGCGGTTCTCCAAGGATCGAACATTTGGAATTCGGCCTGGCGCGAGGAGCGCGCACGCGCGTACGGCATTGCGCCGGAGGAGCTTGAAGACTACTACCGCAGGCGCACCATTCTCGGCGTCAACATCCTACCAGAAGACATTGCGGAGGCCATCCTGTTCTTCTGCTCGCCGAGATCGGCCAAAACGACCGGGTGCATGCTCACGGTGGATGGAGGCGTCGCCGCCGCGTTTCCGCGGTGA